One segment of Prionailurus bengalensis isolate Pbe53 chromosome D4, Fcat_Pben_1.1_paternal_pri, whole genome shotgun sequence DNA contains the following:
- the LOC122474815 gene encoding neutrophil gelatinase-associated lipocalin-like: protein MALGLLWLGLVLLGVLQTQAQDSTPNLIPAPPLRRVPLQPNFQDEQFQGKWYVLGLAGSEFNKEKHSQFKIYSTTYELNEDNSYNATSTLAWNQTCGHWLRTFIPTLWRGQFTLGNIERYTGIQRYILRVAATDYVQFAMVFFKKIYKHQEYFKITLYGRTKMLTPELKENFITFAKSLGLTDHHIIFAIPIDECMDE from the exons ATGGCCTTAGGTCTCCTGTGGCTGGGCCTTGTCCTGCTGGGGGTCTTGCAGACCCAGGCCCAGGATTCCACCCCAAACCTGATCCCAGCCCCGCCTCTGCGCAGGGTCCCTCTGCAACCTAACTTCCAGGATGAGCAG TTCCAGGGAAAATGGTATGTCTTAGGACTGGCAGGGAgtgaatttaataaagaaaaacacagccaGTTTAAGATTTACTCCACCACTTACGAACTAAATGAAGACAACAGCTACAATGCCACCTCTACCCTGGCCTG GAACCAGACCTGTGGCCACTGGCTCAGAACTTTCATCCCAACTTTGTGGCGAGGCCAATTCACCCTGGGCAACATTGAGC GATACACTGGAATCCAGAGGTACATTTTACGAGTGGCAGCCACAGACTACGTCCAGTTTGCCATGGTGTTCTTCAAGAAGATTTACAAACACCAGGAGTACTTCAAGATCACCCTTTATG GGAGGACCAAGATGCTGACCCCTGAGCTGAAGGAAAACTTCATCACCTTCGCCAAATCCTTGGGCCTCACAGATCACCACATAATCTTCGCTATCCCCATTG ATGAGTGCATGGATGAGTGA
- the LOC122474814 gene encoding neutrophil gelatinase-associated lipocalin-like has translation MALGLLWLGLVLLGVLQTQAQDSTPNLIPAPPLHRIPLQPDFQNEKFQGKWYIIGLAGNEINKEKHSQFKMYTTTYELKEDNSYNVTSTVVWKKACDYWIRTFVPCSRPGQFTLGNIERYIGTKNYTVRVVATDYNQFAMVFFEKVYKNQEFFKITLYGRTKELRPVLKEIFINFVKTLGLTDEHIIFPIPNDQCVDK, from the exons ATGGCCCTAGGTCTCCTGTGGCTGGGCCTTGTCCTGCTGGGGGTCCTGCAGACCCAGGCCCAGGATTCCACTCCAAACCTGatcccagccccacctctgcaCAGGATCCCTCTGCAGCCTGACTTCCAGAATGAGAAG TTCCAGGGAAAATGGTACATCATAGGATTGGCAGGgaatgaaattaataaagaaaaacacagccaGTTTAAGATGTACACCACCACCTACGAGCTGAAAGAAGACAACAGCTACAATGTCACCTCTACCGTGGTCTG GAAAAAGGCCTGTGACTACTGGATCAGAACTTTTGTCCCATGTTCTCGTCCAGGCCAATTCACCCTGGGAAACATCGAGC GTTACATTGGAACCAAGAACTACACTGTCCGAGTGGTGGCCACAGACTACAACCAGTTTGCCATGGTGTTCTTTGAGAAAGTTTACAAAAACCAGGAGTTCTTCAAGATCACCCTCTATG GGAGGACCAAGGAGCTGCGTCCTGTGCTGAAGGAAATCTTCATCAACTTTGTCAAAACCCTAGGCCTCACTGATGAGCACATCATCTTCCCTATCCCCAACG ATCAGTGCGTGGATAAGTGA